The DNA region attgaaataaaatgatacacggtgaacaaatttttggtggttttttattcaactttttgtcaataaacttgatttgcaaaaaaaccactatttttatttttattttttgatatgttttagaggacatcaaatgccaacttttcagaaatttccaggctgtgcaaaaaatctttgaccgagttatgaattttttgaatcaatacagataaATTCAGGGTGGTTCAGGGTGGTTCacaattagggtgattttgaaaaactaacttttcaggaatatttttgggaacttttttgtcttctagaaagttgttggatttgccaatccaagcaactttgtcgaagacaccaaacatctgagcaaatcttcaaaaatcagttttttgaacgtagaAATTCatggttaagttttagagaaaagtgatgttcaaggcacttttagagcataaaatcgaacatttttattttttgacaagtcaatttggacttaagggtcgtaagttacagctattttagggtaaaaaagatgcagacttaaaactcaaatatctcaaaaaggcgCTTCCCACATTTTAAAAGCGCTAGGTTGCATTTAAAAGAGGAGCTCTAGCACTGTTAATGCTGAAAAGATCCCAGGGGTATTATTCTTTAAGCTCAAAATATCtccatttgaaaatgtctaacttacaatggaaaagtgtatgggaccaccctaacgaaattcaaaaattgtccaactatatgttttttcatgttattttgcccgctgatatcaagatatcttcatttaaaatgtctaacttacaatggaaaagttaaaatacaaaaaaatgcggTATTTGAAATATGtagtttgcaatcaaaaagttttttcgaagaaaatttgagttttcagcaatgattttatttttgcctcctgattttttgggGAAGTTTGGGGGGGGGGACCCAAAAATTTGCTATGGCCTTATAATTATGTACCAAAGTAACCTAAAACAAccactttaaaaataattcaatttaggAATTATGACAAATATCCGTATATTCAAGTCTGAACTGTTCACCAAGCCCCTTGACTAACCAACCATGTCAAAAGGTTCCGCGTGTAACAAAGTGCATATCTTTTGTCTTGattctaacgtcatgattcgaaatccggacacttagtagcatatcattttcgatatagctgacaaaaaatcatgtaataagttggaaatggaGAAATATCAttaggatgtagtattaacagtcagctTTAAGAGAATgcttgcaaaatatgtcttttgtaacaatttttcatcagaatttgaaaattaaaatgacttgttgtgcttcgaatcccggacactgaaaaaatctgattcgaaatccggacacttttgcttcgaattccggacactcgtttttgctaatgaatcgcacaaatttgaactgaaatgttagtgaatggcattctttaggtctcaaataagctgttaacatcaaaacaatcgatattttatacaaaaatttgctggaatttaaggaaatcaaaaccataaattttgttttgccttcccggtgcttcggacgcctatgaaatatttcacgtgaaatgtttcgcctttttggtaattttataatataattttatttaattgttttgacattaactacagcgttcaaacaaactttaaatgaaagctGATGTTAGAATTGATCAAATAACCCAGTTaagacattcataatgcgaacttatatccaaataattgataaaacaagatggagtgtccgggattcgaagcgtccgggaattcgaatcatgacgttattacgACATGCTATCAAAACGACCCTTCAAACCGCTCTATAGTTCCCGAACGACCATCGCCATAGAACTGCGGTTCGAGACCCGGCGAAAGTGTCCTCCCCTCGTCGATGCCATTATTCCGGTAGAAAAGGAGTGGGGAAGCACTTCCAGTTAGGACAAAAGACCGTGCCCGGCCAAAAGCGACTAAAATAATTTACTGAGGTACGACCTACTCCACATCCTTCCAGTTTCTAAGCTTTGCCCTAAGCTTCAACACCGTCCATATGTAACCTAAAACGATAAAGCTTGACAGCTCGACTGGGTTGGGGAGGGGTTGAGGAAGTTTCCACCACATGAACTTTAAGCGAGCCGATAAAGCTTCTTCCGGCTGCTTGGGGGGATATTTTCTCCTACCACGAGAAGCTTCTGGTTCTCTTTTTGTGCTACAGCAACGTCGCCATTGTCGAGGAAATGGAATTAGAAACATACGAATTAATCATCCACAGTGTTGCTATATCCTACCGGTGATGGAAACTCACAACGAAGCGGAGGAGATGTTGCACAgaagttgttttattttatttcatcattATAAGGGAtttgaagaatatttttaaaaaaatcattgtaagaTATTGAAACTGttctttaaaaagttagtttaagAAATGTTTACAACAAAATcttaataaatttatctaaacagATGCGTTATTGAGTGGTAACTTGACGATTACTTTCAAATCGCTCTCTTCCTGGTGCAGGCTTCACTTACCTGTTGTTTGATCGCCTGTATGAAGTGAAACACCCGCATGGCGGTATATGGGTGGGGTaatgaaaaatcacttttttttttttgctgtatccCACCCATTAAAGAAATCCCTGCCGGTATCGTTGGGGAATGGGATTTTCGTGTCGAGATTTTGAACCCTCCGTGGGAATTCGTGGTGGCACTTAATGAACCTATTCCGCAGGTGATAGCCTGTTGATCCGATCGATTCCAGAACCATCAGGAGTTGGGATTAATGTGACCTAAGCGGACTTGTACAACGAACGAATAGCTTTTCAagtgataaacaaaataatgcaACAAAACCAGTgatattagcaaaaaaaaaagagagaaaaaatcaAGTCATGTTCAACAAAGGTTAAGAAAAACCAAACCAACCAAAATGTGATTAGTGAAGCTCTGCAAAAAGTCTCAAAAGCCACAATCGCCACAACATCTCACACGCTTTCAAACCGAGAAACCACGTGGCACGCGTCAACACGTGGGACACAAGCCTGGACTGGACCACGCGGCACCCTTCGTCGGAACACCTGCACCAGAATCGCTCCTCCCAGCTGCACCACATCCACCACCAGTACCCGTACCAGTACCACCGTTGCTGCTCCCCGAAGGTGACCTTTGACGAGGCCCAGCTGCTCGAGATGGAATCCGTGGGCCACGTGACGGTTCCGCTGCGTGTCGGCGGCAAAAAGATGCGCAAACGGCGCGAACTGGACGCCCTGGTGGCACACTCGCTGGCCAAAAGGTAACGTCGGATTTACGTACAGTTTGTGAAATCATCAGAATACCATTCCTCAGAAAATTGTTTGATAGAGACATCGGCGGCCTTAGATTCTAAGAACTTACCCGATTGGAACCGATATTCGATACAAgtttacaatttttcatttcCGTCAACTAGGTCGGTTTGGGACTGTAGTCTGAATATGGATACACTcaatggttggtcactttttcgtttgacacttttttagtttgtactccgttggtttgacaaagtctgtcactttttacacggcgctcacacacactatcaaaacaaaaaaatgttagtgtgtgtgaactccgtgtaacaggggtgtcaaactaaaaagtgaccccgttcatttgacaacagttggtgtcaaaccatcggggtttgaatgTAGTAGGCTGTAGAACTCAGATTTGTCAAATCGGTGTACTAACTCTGTTGTTCTGATTCTATTCTAACTGAATCCAATAAAAGAAATCCAAATATTGGCCAaaacatgactaaaacagctaaCTATTTATAGAACTGGAACTTCGTTCACATTCACATCATGTGTCTCTATTTATACCAGTTAAAGGCAACGCCATCACTCGCATCAATgtctcaatttttcatatccctTTATTACCCTCATCACTTATTCTGAGGAATGGAACTCTGAAAGTAGCtcataacaaattaacaaactgACCTCCACCTCCAGCTCAGGAAAACATCGCCACATTGCCGGAAACGGAATTGCCTCCCACGACCAGCTGCTGTCCAACTCGACCGACGAACAGGAAGACTACTCTTGGGTTAGTTTTGGCTTCATTTGTCATATTAGAACCCACACTCTCCCCATTCACTATTATCTCGCCTAATTTGAACCCCTTTTTTTGCTGCTACCTTTCCGGATTTGGACCGTAACCGTAATCGTTAAAATTTCAGCAGCCCAAGGTACGCGCCCAGAGCCGGTGCCGGAGGAAGCGGTTCTCCTGTGTCCGCACCTGCGGTCCCCTCGTCCTCGTGTCCTGCATCTTCCTGTCCCTGGGTTTCATGTACTGGCTGTACTTTGACATCAGGCAGCAGGTCTCCGAGTACCGGATTCGCATCGAGCAAGGTATGACGCACATAACCGCAAACCGTCTTCGTCagaatatataaaattttacggGTATGACGGAATCTGGCATATGTTAAGGACGCCGTACAGGGAAACAGGAATGACAATTAAGTCGTCCTCGTTTATGGCGGCCAAATTAATCGTTTCATCTCAACGCGAGATCTAAAAGTACCCTTCTTTATACGTCTTTGTTTTCATGTGAGGTTATGTGAAAAATTGCCaagaattttcatattttcctcAAGCACGTGGCACTCGAGCGCGTTGATGTGATGAATTTCACGAAAAACTTTTGTCGTTAAAAGAAGCAATTAATTTTGAAGAGTCAAAACAGGTCCAAATACATTAATCATACCACAACGAAACAAGCTGTTGTCACAAAGTCAATATTTTACTCAAGTAGCAATATGCTTCGCAATTTTATCCACACAAAACCATGCTAAATAATCGCAATAATCTGCTTTCATCACGTGTAATTACAGTCCCCTCTAACAACCCTCGACACTAATGTGATCCTTTTAATTTCGTTTCATGGCTCGTTTTGTCGTTTCCCCTTATCTGTCGTCTCTCTCTTTTAGTATCAGCCACTAGTCAAAACGTGCCGGAAGCCTTACAGAAATGGCACGAAACGTCGAAAAATCTCGAGCAGAACCAAACGGCCCTGAACGGGAAGCTGCGCGAGATCCAGCAGGTGATGGGCAACTTTTCCACGGAGGTAAGATTGGCGAAGTGAAAGGaaatcttaaccctctactatccattttttttcgaatttttttattttatcgttAAATAGGTACCATTACATTTATATTTGTAGTACGCATTTTCAAATCGATTGTTCTAAGTAAGAAATATCCGGAATTTTAGAAACTGTCGGCGTTTTTTtccctacacccaaaattcagaatcgagataatcgttctctcaaaatttattgagggctcagtgccaaaatcgatagaataatggtaccaactcacaccatcataacaaatgagttcattcgttagttgaatcaataaatctccaacaagtgtcatacatcgacttctgacttctctatggtcatcaagctgtggtggccgaggcaactaagtcattggattggtttgtcaaaggtctctggttcgatgcccgttgtcgacacttttggttttttgtttgacggatgaactttttttgcaaatgaacctcgagagaatagttctatcgcccatctcgagctgtgttctctgcgtccgtgaatggtaccactattctctcgacacgagaccatcattctctcggactagcgctgtcagttttgggtgtatagtTTCGATTaggcgaaacttttttttaataaatttgaatcaattgaataaaattgtagaaaaaattaaaaaaaataataattcgaccaatttgttttgaaactgaaagtaattcaagaaaatttgGGAAAGATGTAAtgtgatttatgttttttttaataaaccattTTTAACTTTTGGGTGGGGTTTCAAATTTAGCCATTCATTACTTTTGGGCACCCCTACTATGGCCCCTTCATGGTCAGCCCGAAAAAAGGGGCAAACCTCGGGGCAAAgctattttaatgttttcaaaaaacttctaaaaatgCATGACAGAATATGTCTTCTGAGCTTAAACTAATCTTACTTAAATTTTCCTACATTTTATAACCAACGAGATcgtttgaaaaatatgaaaaacgttTATGAATTTCAGATGTACAGTGccgcaaaaaaagaaaattgttccATACTTGGAAATTGAGAAAACCAatcattgcaaaacaacttaactagtgtatcacacttagattttttaccaaattcggtagttgaaaaatcggtaaagtttagatctgtcaaaatgaaccaAATTTTACCGGATTTTGGTTGTACGATGAAAAATACTAGCCAAACATTGTAAGCGAGCCGAAGCataagtgtaaacaaagagtctatcctgctcgttcctgatgtaaacatcaactgacgtgagcaggatagactctttgtttacacttcggcttcggccctattgcaatgttttgcttggATAATGAactttatttcctaatttcggtaagtttttaccgaattcggttatTTTCAGTTTAtcgaactgttcagcagttgaaaattaagaaaactttaccgaattcggtagaaAAATCTATGTGTGTATAgtaaatatctggagttttttttttttttgaaaaggtccaataaaccaaatttccagcgTGTAGAGACATGTTGAATTGCTTCTTGAGTTGAAAATAcatatatttcaaatattttcaagcagtaaaaacaaatcaatcaaaaaaacctCTCCTCTAACCCCAAGGCGTATACttcattttgaaattacaaGATTTAAGATAttcggaaaaaaatgataatataaaaatatgtttatcgaaATATAAACTTTCCAGCTCAAACAGCTCCGCGACACGATAGAGAAGAAGAACGAAAACTCGCAGGAAACCCAGCTCAACACCCTCCAGTCGAACGTGGCCAAGCTGGGCTCGAGCCTCAACGATGCCATCACGCGGATACAGGTTCTCGAGGAACACCGGGTCAAATCGGAGAGCGAACAGAAAACCCTCACCAAGAGCGTCGAAGATCTTCAGGTCTgtataaatttcaatattttgaggtcatttaattgatttattttatggcaGACCCTGTTCGCCCAAATCCGGAACGCGTCATCGCTGGCGACATCGCTGGACGGCAGCGCTGCGGCCGCGGCCAACAACGTAACGGAGCAGAACATTGCCAACATCCAGCGCGAGCTGACGGCCCAGATCGAGAACCTGTCGAAGAACTTCACCGGTGAGCTGGAGAGCCTCAGGCAGAAGAGCACGTGGCTCAGAACCGACCTGGTCAAGAACAAGGCCAGTATCGACGAGTTGATCGAGAACTCGGCCAACATTTCCTCGCACGTTAAGTCGGTGGAGAACATCTGGGTCGAGATGAAGGCCAACCTGAGCACGCTGGAGGGTGGCTCGAAGGCCATCGGAGACCAGCTGGAGGGTCTGCAGAACGTGACCAATGCGATGAAGGTCAGCATCGGGTCGGTGCGGGACGAGTGCGAACGGTACCACGGCCAGTCGGATGCCATCAACGGGGAGTTGGGGGCGATCAAGGTGCGGCTAGAGAAGGTTGAGCAAAAGGAGGTTATTCCCCCGGCGACGGCGGCAACGGTGAATGTTACTGAGGTGGGTTAGATAAGTGCACGAAACGGAACAATACGCTAACAAGTGTTGCCATCCCTTTTCAGCAGCCACCTCCCAAAGACCCCATCCCGAACAAGCTCAACCAGCTTTTCAACAACAACAGTCAACCAACGCCATCCGCGGTCGACGCACAGAAGCAACCCGCGTCCGCAACGACATCAACGGCCACGCCATCGTTACCGGCAGCTGGCAACACTTCCCCAACGGCCACGTCCAGTAATGCCAGCGCCGCCGCGGCCGCAGCCGTTGCAAGCGGAATGTAAGTCAGTCAGTTGAGCCATTTTTGCCAATTCTATGCACTCTTTCCAAAAACACACACCCCACAAGATGTATTTTTAGATGAAAAGCGCTCAGAGCGATTTTTTGGGAATCcctgaagaaaaaaacatttatgaaaatgtCAATGCAAAAACATGCAAAACAAcctgttaaattaagttttagtgttaCACACGAACCAAAGTTGTGTTTTTAGGTGTAATTTTCATACGTATGAttgataaattaaacaaaaaaccaGAATGATATAAAACTCTACACTAGCACACACCAATACACGTGAAACATACCTAGGGTCATCAGTTTTAAGGTTGAAAGTCTTTCCTTTTAGTTGTGAAAGTTAGTTTCATTGTAGAGTTCTAGTTCGAAAAcagtaacaaaaataaataggTGAAACAGCAAAACAACAAAGTCAAACAGAATCAAACTTACAGAAATAACACAGTCAACAAAACTCACGAAATAAGCAAGAGAACGAGATTGAACCTTTAAAAACTATTTAGATAAAACGAGTGCAGTATTTCGATTTTCCCCCCCAAAAAGTTAGTGAACATCCATTTTAGCAACATCGAAATCTATTTAATCAAATCTTCTAATAGGAAAGAGAAAGAATTAAAACAACTGAGAGAGAGGGTTAGAAAATTAGCGCAGTGAAGTTGAAAAAACTCAATCAAACGAAGAAGATGGAAGGGAAAACAGTACAAGTACCTTTAAACATGCGtcagt from Culex quinquefasciatus strain JHB chromosome 3, VPISU_Cqui_1.0_pri_paternal, whole genome shotgun sequence includes:
- the LOC6037315 gene encoding uncharacterized protein LOC6037315 isoform X1 — encoded protein: MESVGHVTVPLRVGGKKMRKRRELDALVAHSLAKSSGKHRHIAGNGIASHDQLLSNSTDEQEDYSWQPKVRAQSRCRRKRFSCVRTCGPLVLVSCIFLSLGFMYWLYFDIRQQVSEYRIRIEQVSATSQNVPEALQKWHETSKNLEQNQTALNGKLREIQQVMGNFSTELKQLRDTIEKKNENSQETQLNTLQSNVAKLGSSLNDAITRIQVLEEHRVKSESEQKTLTKSVEDLQTLFAQIRNASSLATSLDGSAAAAANNVTEQNIANIQRELTAQIENLSKNFTGELESLRQKSTWLRTDLVKNKASIDELIENSANISSHVKSVENIWVEMKANLSTLEGGSKAIGDQLEGLQNVTNAMKVSIGSVRDECERYHGQSDAINGELGAIKVRLEKVEQKEVIPPATAATVNVTEQPPPKDPIPNKLNQLFNNNSQPTPSAVDAQKQPASATTSTATPSLPAAGNTSPTATSSNASAAAAAAVASGM
- the LOC6037315 gene encoding uncharacterized protein LOC6037315 isoform X2, which gives rise to MESVGHVTVPLRVGGKKMRKRRELDALVAHSLAKSSGKHRHIAGNGIASHDQLLSNSTDEQEDYSWQPKVRAQSRCRRKRFSCVRTCGPLVLVSCIFLSLGFMYWLYFDIRQQVSEYRIRIEQVSATSQNVPEALQKWHETSKNLEQNQTALNGKLREIQQVMGNFSTELKQLRDTIEKKNENSQETQLNTLQSNVAKLGSSLNDAITRIQVLEEHRVKSESEQKTLTKSVEDLQTLFAQIRNASSLATSLDGSAAAAANNVTEQNIANIQRELTAQIENLSKNFTGELESLRQKSTWLRTDLVKNKASIDELIENSANISSHVKSVENIWVEMKANLSTLEGGSKAIGDQLEGLQNVTNAMKVSIGSVRDECERYHGQSDAINGELGAIKVRLEKVEQKEVIPPATAATVNVTEPPPKDPIPNKLNQLFNNNSQPTPSAVDAQKQPASATTSTATPSLPAAGNTSPTATSSNASAAAAAAVASGM
- the LOC6037315 gene encoding uncharacterized protein LOC6037315 isoform X3, with the translated sequence MESVGHVTVPLRVGGKKMRKRRELDALVAHSLAKSSGKHRHIAGNGIASHDQLLSNSTDEQEDYSWPKVRAQSRCRRKRFSCVRTCGPLVLVSCIFLSLGFMYWLYFDIRQQVSEYRIRIEQVSATSQNVPEALQKWHETSKNLEQNQTALNGKLREIQQVMGNFSTELKQLRDTIEKKNENSQETQLNTLQSNVAKLGSSLNDAITRIQVLEEHRVKSESEQKTLTKSVEDLQTLFAQIRNASSLATSLDGSAAAAANNVTEQNIANIQRELTAQIENLSKNFTGELESLRQKSTWLRTDLVKNKASIDELIENSANISSHVKSVENIWVEMKANLSTLEGGSKAIGDQLEGLQNVTNAMKVSIGSVRDECERYHGQSDAINGELGAIKVRLEKVEQKEVIPPATAATVNVTEQPPPKDPIPNKLNQLFNNNSQPTPSAVDAQKQPASATTSTATPSLPAAGNTSPTATSSNASAAAAAAVASGM
- the LOC6037315 gene encoding C-type lectin domain family 4 member F isoform X4, which gives rise to MNGVDGKNESFQLLQLSDDSKSLSDLELPEIINQRKRKVRRKTRPRTTSIRHGDDDRSGSHIDCKNFGLWLAILMTILWLFIISYITSVVHNENRRLEIAIQKVSATSQNVPEALQKWHETSKNLEQNQTALNGKLREIQQVMGNFSTELKQLRDTIEKKNENSQETQLNTLQSNVAKLGSSLNDAITRIQVLEEHRVKSESEQKTLTKSVEDLQTLFAQIRNASSLATSLDGSAAAAANNVTEQNIANIQRELTAQIENLSKNFTGELESLRQKSTWLRTDLVKNKASIDELIENSANISSHVKSVENIWVEMKANLSTLEGGSKAIGDQLEGLQNVTNAMKVSIGSVRDECERYHGQSDAINGELGAIKVRLEKVEQKEVIPPATAATVNVTEQPPPKDPIPNKLNQLFNNNSQPTPSAVDAQKQPASATTSTATPSLPAAGNTSPTATSSNASAAAAAAVASGM